One Chitinophaga sp. H8 DNA window includes the following coding sequences:
- a CDS encoding DUF4134 domain-containing protein, which translates to MEKCRMKIKINIDRKRLQSWGMTLLLTAVSAGVMAQDGIQGINEANSKVRSYFDAGTNLMYAVGAILGLIGAVKVYQKWNSGDQDTSKVAAAWFGSCVFLVVVATVIKSFFGV; encoded by the coding sequence ATGGAAAAGTGCAGAATGAAAATTAAAATCAACATCGACCGGAAACGGTTACAATCATGGGGCATGACCCTTTTGCTCACCGCTGTCAGCGCAGGCGTTATGGCGCAGGACGGCATTCAGGGCATCAACGAAGCCAACTCCAAAGTCAGGAGCTATTTTGATGCAGGTACCAACCTGATGTACGCCGTGGGCGCTATACTTGGCCTGATCGGTGCGGTCAAGGTCTATCAAAAGTGGAATAGCGGCGATCAGGACACCAGCAAAGTAGCCGCGGCCTGGTTCGGCAGTTGTGTCTTTTTGGTCGTGGTTGCCACGGTCATCAAATCATTCTTCGGCGTTTAA
- a CDS encoding helicase-related protein, which yields MAYNVSQKLQDNIHAIRIALDHERGVPLTAEDVSRLKKYAGFGGIKAILYPYGTTEAWLQAGATKEDLKHYGKMMQLHDLLKANYDDTNYKEIIASLRNSVLTAFYTPEVVPQTLYSVLKQQGIEPKRLYEPSAGSGVFVSEAVTAFAGLEQVTAVEKDRLSGLVLSAINSSLSVETKTHITGFEQAPVTDNGSYDLIVSNIPFGNFSVYDEAYPDKELSGKIHNYFFAKGLDKLAEGGLMAYITTDAFLNSPSNLSTRRYLFDRSDFVSLTVMPDNLMKDTGGTEAPNHLLIVQKNTDKKSLSKDEQILLATDKQQNEYGSYYSNLYLQEHPDSIVGNNIKPGKNQYGRATEVIWQDGDISHIKDALYASLVHQFNIRFNNERYNQAQAVQLGSPETAKQQLTYLPMPESKAANVSVQLGLFDTAPVETINRAIDYINPLDETVVQKNSARIIGTIRTTDNPGHENVVLLTARQHKSSRFLYKLYSNVKEVNHLSANWMNAGLLAHELTGIHNYLQQFNHAFRFEGDRTLENFFRFDQRAQPFTELKAFYKEGTLIVHMGQVGRIGNPDAAFKQADFQPIGLQASRDFYQKYIALRDGYLELSAKEVSGSKIERTERDELNARYGEFVSQYGVLNSPDNRRRILKDTAFGMATLASLERREGERFVKADILTDAIVQHREKFRTEDPLEALAHSLNDTGKVDMAFIMAAMGTDEREAIQRLGNHVYLDPANDIWETADRYLSGNVVEKLRQAEQVLEQNPDNPQYQRSFEAIGHVQPERIPFDLLDFNLGERWIPLSFYQRFASGLFEQPTDINYFPSLDAFKVSTGMNMKIVREFAVTPKSGRTTYGYTLLEHALENTTPFFTYEVKMGDKTLRMPDNEAIQLAHQKIEQMRTGFIDWLKQLPDGEKKHLENLYNDTFNCYVLREYEGSHLNFPGLDKKALGIEDLYSSQKNAAWRIIQNRGALIDHEVGLGKTLTMIIAAQEMKRLGIVHKPMILALKANVNQIAETYRKAYPNARILFPGENDFTPTKRLRLFHEIKNNNWDCIILTHDQFGKIPQSPEIQKRIFQSELDNVERDLETVKDLGGDISKKMLKGLEIRKNNLEGLLKSVLKNIAEKKDQGINFKEMGVDHLFVDESHKFKNLTFTTRHNRVAGLGNTEGSQKALNMLFAVRTLQERFDADLCTTFLSGTPISNSLTEMYLLFKYLRPKEMQRQQIENFDGWAAVFARKTTDFEFSVTNEIIAKERFRHFIKVPELALFYNEITDYKTAKHIRLDKPELQETLVNIKPTPDQNEFIKNLMAFAKTGDGELIGRGKLTPEEDKGRMLMATNYAKKMAADMRLINDGKYGDHPDNKVNVSARKIAAIYRESMVHQGTQIVFSDIGTPKPDAFNIYDALKEKLVRDFNIPEREITFIHDWTDRKKPELFLKMNRGEIRILLGSTEKAGTGLNVQQRVVAMHHLDIPWKPSELEQRNGRGARQGNQIAKVHFDNKVQNYVYAVEQSLDNYKFNLLKNKQTFISQMKNCELNVRTIDEGAMDEKSGMNFSEYIAILSGDTSLLEKSKLEKKVAVMESLKVSHFREVSRNKYQLEGLQNEKASTTKTLYKLTADEKVYKGALQLEKDGVKANPVQLTGVKATDSEVIGKHLIDLYKKWTPPVAGQQEQQIGKLYGFNLYIRRQQDAYEENGLFEYRYSNSFYAQREADGIKYTYNNGLPNTDNPKLAARHFLNAIDRVESLKEKYGRSLSELEIEIPKLHQLTVKPFVQEAELQQIKSELAGLEREIAIKIQANQLKQLQGDEHKTEPLTETPIVPMLERKINGQDKATEVALVAAQHAERPRNRIRL from the coding sequence ATGGCTTACAATGTCTCCCAGAAATTACAGGATAATATCCATGCAATCCGTATAGCGTTGGATCATGAGCGTGGTGTTCCGCTTACTGCGGAAGATGTCAGCCGCCTGAAAAAATATGCAGGCTTTGGCGGCATCAAGGCCATTCTGTATCCCTATGGTACTACCGAGGCCTGGCTGCAGGCTGGTGCGACCAAAGAAGACCTGAAGCATTACGGTAAAATGATGCAGTTGCATGACCTGCTCAAAGCAAACTATGACGATACCAACTATAAGGAAATTATTGCTTCGCTGCGTAACAGTGTCCTTACCGCATTCTATACCCCGGAGGTCGTACCACAGACATTATACAGTGTATTAAAACAGCAAGGCATAGAACCCAAACGGCTGTATGAACCGTCTGCCGGTTCGGGTGTATTTGTTAGTGAAGCAGTGACAGCCTTTGCCGGGTTGGAACAGGTTACCGCCGTGGAAAAAGACCGGTTGAGCGGACTGGTGCTGTCTGCAATCAACAGCAGCCTTTCCGTTGAGACCAAAACACATATCACCGGATTTGAGCAGGCTCCCGTAACCGATAACGGCAGTTACGATCTGATTGTGAGCAATATTCCTTTCGGCAATTTTTCGGTGTATGATGAAGCGTATCCCGATAAAGAGCTATCAGGTAAGATACACAACTATTTTTTTGCCAAAGGACTGGACAAGCTGGCTGAAGGCGGCCTGATGGCCTATATTACCACTGATGCTTTTTTAAACAGCCCGTCCAACCTTTCGACAAGACGATATCTTTTTGACCGTTCTGATTTTGTGTCGCTTACGGTCATGCCCGACAACCTGATGAAAGATACCGGTGGTACCGAAGCCCCAAACCATTTACTGATCGTACAGAAAAACACGGACAAGAAATCGCTTAGCAAAGATGAACAGATCCTGCTCGCTACCGATAAACAGCAAAACGAATATGGTAGCTATTACAGTAACCTGTACCTACAGGAACATCCCGATAGTATTGTCGGCAATAACATCAAGCCGGGTAAGAACCAGTACGGCAGGGCGACCGAAGTGATCTGGCAGGATGGCGATATAAGCCATATCAAAGACGCCTTGTATGCAAGCCTTGTTCATCAGTTTAACATCCGTTTTAATAACGAACGTTATAACCAGGCGCAGGCAGTGCAACTTGGCTCGCCGGAAACGGCAAAGCAACAACTGACCTACCTGCCTATGCCGGAAAGCAAGGCGGCCAACGTATCGGTACAGTTGGGTCTGTTCGATACCGCACCTGTGGAAACGATCAACCGGGCAATAGACTACATCAACCCACTGGATGAGACCGTAGTGCAAAAGAACAGTGCCCGCATTATCGGTACGATCCGTACCACCGATAATCCCGGTCATGAGAACGTGGTGCTGCTTACCGCCAGGCAACATAAGTCGAGCCGTTTTTTGTATAAACTTTATTCCAACGTTAAGGAAGTAAACCACCTGTCGGCCAATTGGATGAATGCCGGACTACTGGCGCATGAGCTTACAGGTATCCATAATTACCTTCAGCAGTTTAATCATGCGTTCCGCTTTGAGGGGGATCGTACACTGGAGAACTTTTTTCGTTTTGACCAGCGGGCACAGCCGTTTACCGAGCTGAAGGCTTTTTACAAGGAAGGAACGCTCATTGTCCATATGGGACAGGTTGGAAGGATCGGTAATCCTGATGCAGCATTTAAACAGGCCGATTTTCAGCCCATCGGACTACAGGCAAGCCGGGACTTTTATCAAAAATACATCGCCCTGCGTGATGGTTACCTGGAGCTTTCGGCAAAGGAAGTATCGGGGAGTAAAATAGAGCGAACAGAACGGGATGAACTGAATGCCCGGTACGGCGAATTCGTTTCGCAATATGGTGTGCTCAACAGTCCCGATAACCGCAGGCGCATATTGAAAGATACGGCCTTTGGTATGGCTACGCTGGCCTCACTGGAACGCAGGGAGGGCGAACGTTTTGTGAAGGCTGATATACTAACGGATGCCATTGTGCAGCACCGCGAGAAATTCCGGACGGAAGATCCGCTGGAAGCCCTTGCCCATAGCCTGAACGATACCGGCAAGGTAGATATGGCTTTTATCATGGCGGCAATGGGAACAGACGAACGGGAAGCAATCCAGCGGTTGGGCAACCATGTTTATCTTGATCCGGCAAACGATATCTGGGAAACCGCCGACAGGTACCTGAGCGGAAATGTTGTCGAAAAATTGCGGCAGGCAGAACAAGTGCTGGAACAAAACCCCGACAATCCGCAATACCAACGGAGCTTTGAAGCCATCGGCCATGTACAACCGGAGCGTATCCCCTTTGACTTGCTGGACTTCAATCTGGGTGAACGCTGGATACCGTTATCCTTTTACCAGCGTTTTGCTTCCGGTCTGTTTGAACAGCCAACCGACATCAACTATTTCCCATCACTGGATGCCTTCAAGGTGAGCACCGGAATGAATATGAAGATTGTCCGTGAGTTTGCCGTTACCCCTAAAAGCGGCAGAACCACCTATGGCTATACGTTACTGGAGCATGCACTGGAAAATACCACGCCCTTTTTTACCTACGAAGTGAAAATGGGTGACAAGACCCTCCGTATGCCGGACAACGAGGCGATACAACTGGCGCATCAGAAAATCGAACAGATGCGTACCGGTTTTATCGACTGGCTGAAGCAATTACCGGACGGTGAAAAGAAGCACCTGGAAAACCTGTACAACGATACCTTCAACTGTTATGTACTGCGGGAATATGAAGGTAGCCACCTGAACTTTCCGGGGCTGGACAAAAAGGCACTCGGCATCGAAGACCTGTACAGCAGCCAGAAGAATGCGGCATGGCGCATTATCCAGAACCGGGGTGCGCTGATCGACCACGAAGTGGGACTGGGTAAAACGCTGACGATGATCATAGCTGCACAGGAAATGAAGCGGCTGGGCATCGTTCATAAGCCGATGATCCTGGCCTTAAAAGCCAACGTGAACCAGATTGCCGAAACCTACAGGAAAGCCTATCCTAACGCCCGTATTCTGTTTCCCGGTGAAAACGATTTTACACCGACCAAGCGGTTGCGGCTGTTCCATGAAATCAAGAACAACAATTGGGACTGCATCATTCTGACACATGACCAGTTCGGTAAAATACCGCAGTCGCCTGAAATACAAAAACGCATCTTCCAGTCTGAACTGGATAATGTGGAACGTGACCTGGAAACGGTAAAAGACCTAGGCGGCGATATTTCCAAAAAGATGCTCAAAGGTTTGGAGATCCGCAAGAACAACCTGGAAGGACTACTGAAATCCGTGTTAAAGAATATAGCGGAAAAGAAAGACCAGGGTATCAACTTTAAGGAAATGGGTGTTGACCATTTGTTTGTGGATGAAAGCCATAAGTTCAAGAACCTGACTTTTACCACCCGTCACAACCGGGTGGCCGGGCTGGGCAACACGGAAGGCAGCCAAAAGGCACTCAACATGCTGTTTGCGGTGCGCACCTTACAAGAACGCTTTGATGCTGACCTCTGCACCACTTTTCTTTCGGGTACGCCCATCTCCAACAGCCTGACAGAAATGTACCTGCTGTTCAAATACCTGCGGCCAAAGGAAATGCAGCGGCAGCAGATCGAGAACTTCGATGGCTGGGCAGCGGTCTTTGCCCGCAAGACCACGGACTTTGAATTTTCGGTCACCAACGAAATCATTGCCAAAGAACGTTTCCGCCATTTTATCAAAGTGCCGGAACTGGCCTTGTTCTACAACGAGATCACCGATTACAAAACGGCCAAACATATCCGGCTGGACAAACCGGAGTTGCAGGAAACACTCGTCAACATCAAGCCGACACCTGATCAGAACGAGTTCATCAAAAACCTGATGGCTTTTGCCAAAACCGGAGATGGCGAACTGATCGGTCGTGGTAAGCTGACACCTGAAGAAGATAAAGGGCGGATGCTGATGGCCACCAACTACGCCAAAAAGATGGCTGCCGATATGCGGCTCATCAATGATGGGAAATACGGCGACCATCCCGATAACAAAGTGAATGTATCCGCCCGGAAGATCGCAGCAATTTACCGCGAAAGTATGGTGCATCAGGGAACACAGATCGTGTTTTCCGATATCGGTACACCAAAGCCCGATGCGTTCAACATCTATGATGCCCTGAAAGAAAAGCTGGTCAGGGATTTTAATATCCCCGAAAGGGAAATCACGTTTATCCACGACTGGACGGACAGGAAAAAGCCGGAGCTGTTTTTGAAAATGAACCGTGGAGAAATCCGCATCCTACTGGGCAGCACCGAAAAAGCCGGAACGGGATTGAACGTACAGCAACGTGTGGTGGCCATGCACCATTTGGACATCCCCTGGAAACCCTCCGAACTGGAGCAACGCAACGGTCGTGGGGCCAGACAGGGCAACCAGATTGCCAAAGTACATTTTGACAACAAGGTACAGAACTATGTCTATGCGGTGGAACAGTCGCTCGACAATTATAAGTTTAACCTGCTGAAGAACAAACAGACTTTCATCTCACAGATGAAAAACTGCGAACTCAATGTGCGCACCATTGATGAAGGGGCTATGGATGAAAAAAGCGGAATGAATTTTTCCGAATATATCGCCATCCTCTCGGGTGATACCTCACTACTCGAAAAGTCAAAGCTGGAAAAGAAAGTGGCCGTGATGGAAAGCCTGAAAGTATCGCACTTCCGGGAAGTGAGCCGTAACAAATACCAACTGGAAGGTCTTCAAAATGAAAAGGCTTCCACTACAAAAACATTGTATAAGCTGACCGCAGATGAAAAAGTGTACAAAGGGGCTTTGCAGTTGGAGAAAGATGGTGTAAAGGCAAATCCGGTGCAACTTACCGGCGTAAAAGCAACAGATAGCGAAGTCATCGGTAAACACCTCATCGACCTGTATAAAAAATGGACACCACCGGTGGCAGGTCAGCAGGAACAGCAGATCGGCAAGCTGTATGGTTTTAATCTTTATATCCGCAGGCAGCAGGATGCCTATGAGGAAAACGGGCTGTTTGAATACCGTTATTCCAACAGCTTCTATGCGCAGCGTGAAGCGGATGGCATCAAATACACCTACAATAACGGACTACCGAATACGGATAATCCCAAGCTGGCCGCCAGGCATTTTCTGAATGCCATTGACCGGGTGGAAAGCCTGAAAGAAAAATACGGCCGCAGTTTATCGGAGCTGGAGATAGAGATCCCCAAGCTGCATCAGCTTACGGTTAAACCATTTGTACAGGAGGCCGAACTACAGCAGATAAAAAGTGAGCTAGCGGGTCTGGAAAGAGAGATAGCCATCAAGATACAGGCAAACCAGTTAAAGCAGTTACAGGGAGATGAGCATAAAACGGAGCCATTAACGGAAACACCAATTGTCCCGATGCTGGAAAGAAAGATAAACGGACAGGACAAGGCAACCGAAGTGGCACTTGTGGCGGCGCAACATGCGGAACGTCCACGCAACCGCATACGGTTATAA